The following proteins are co-located in the Shouchella hunanensis genome:
- a CDS encoding ABC transporter ATP-binding protein yields MEMLKVENLSKVYGKGDTAVKALDDVSFSVTKGQFVAIIGPSGSGKSTLLHLLGGVDRPSSGNVLVDQTNMYELDETQLAIFRRRQIGLIYQFYNLIPILTVEENMTLPILLDGHKVEAERLNEMVSRLGLEQRLHHLPNQLSGGQQQRVSIGRALVSNPAIMLADEPTGNLDSKNSKEIIDLLKYFNRSLKQTLIVITHDERIALQADRIITIEDGKIASDEVTGR; encoded by the coding sequence GTGGAGATGTTAAAAGTAGAAAATTTGTCTAAAGTGTACGGAAAAGGTGATACCGCAGTGAAGGCTCTTGACGACGTTTCTTTTTCAGTTACGAAAGGACAATTTGTGGCGATTATCGGGCCATCTGGATCTGGGAAGTCTACACTATTACATTTATTAGGTGGTGTTGATCGACCTTCAAGTGGGAACGTTCTAGTTGATCAAACAAATATGTATGAGTTAGACGAAACACAGCTTGCCATTTTTAGAAGAAGACAAATAGGATTAATTTATCAATTTTATAATCTTATCCCCATTCTTACGGTAGAAGAAAACATGACGCTACCCATTTTACTGGATGGGCATAAAGTGGAAGCTGAACGTTTAAACGAGATGGTCAGTCGACTCGGGCTAGAGCAACGATTACATCATTTACCAAATCAGTTATCTGGTGGTCAGCAACAGCGGGTATCGATTGGTAGGGCGCTTGTCAGCAACCCGGCGATTATGCTTGCCGATGAACCGACTGGAAATTTAGATAGTAAAAACAGTAAAGAGATTATCGACTTATTAAAATATTTTAATCGCTCGCTAAAGCAAACCTTAATTGTCATTACTCATGATGAACGAATCGCTTTACAGGCTGATCGCATTATTACAATTGAAGATGGGAAGATTGCCAGTGACGAGGTGACTGGTCGATGA
- a CDS encoding GerAB/ArcD/ProY family transporter, which translates to MKSNHTFTAVAYTFIVIYATCSTALLGIPATLAFFVGQDAWLFPIIGSIIGIPIVFLYTMIARWNPKGTIYHMNDWVFGKKVGKVFTALFLLFPLFHFPAIVSYNVGFIGNFLLPGTPPFAIYLMCILIIVYGVYCGIEPIARTATLISVFFIPPLLLLIGLNVPDVDIKMVQPVMQSNFSDSINALSFFMGNVVCNVVIQLTIFPKYLTSIKNGERALWIGYSIGCTILIIMTFLCITVMSPEVTSRDFYPALSLAQRIELGEFLERIEATITILWFISIYFNLLLYLFAIMEGISHLFKLKDSKALLMPMGMLLLFIGVTMFDSVVQEREFYRFVSIPQSILSGFGIPLLLVSIGIIKRKRKKLPLYPSHSKKPLSTGPASSNVKN; encoded by the coding sequence ATGAAATCTAATCACACGTTCACCGCTGTTGCTTACACGTTCATTGTTATTTATGCAACGTGCAGTACCGCCCTCCTTGGTATTCCTGCTACTTTGGCTTTTTTCGTAGGACAAGATGCGTGGTTATTCCCAATTATCGGAAGCATTATTGGCATTCCTATCGTCTTTCTTTATACGATGATTGCACGCTGGAACCCTAAAGGGACCATTTATCATATGAATGATTGGGTGTTCGGAAAAAAAGTTGGAAAAGTGTTTACTGCTCTATTTTTACTTTTTCCTCTTTTTCATTTTCCTGCCATTGTCTCTTACAATGTGGGCTTTATTGGTAATTTCTTGTTACCAGGTACACCACCATTCGCCATCTATTTAATGTGTATACTCATCATCGTTTACGGAGTATACTGTGGCATTGAACCAATTGCTCGGACAGCTACTTTAATTAGTGTGTTTTTTATACCACCTTTACTCTTACTAATAGGTTTAAATGTACCTGATGTGGATATAAAAATGGTGCAACCTGTTATGCAGTCAAATTTTTCCGATAGCATAAATGCACTCTCTTTTTTCATGGGTAATGTCGTCTGTAACGTCGTGATACAACTCACCATTTTCCCTAAGTATCTCACCTCAATTAAAAATGGAGAGAGGGCTCTTTGGATTGGTTATTCCATCGGATGTACCATTCTTATCATTATGACTTTTCTTTGCATAACCGTTATGTCTCCCGAAGTAACGAGTAGAGATTTTTACCCTGCTTTGTCCCTTGCTCAACGAATCGAATTAGGTGAGTTTCTTGAGAGGATTGAAGCAACCATAACGATTTTATGGTTTATTTCCATCTACTTTAATTTGTTGCTCTATCTATTTGCTATAATGGAAGGCATTTCGCATTTATTTAAGTTAAAAGATAGCAAAGCGCTTTTAATGCCTATGGGTATGTTGCTTTTATTTATTGGCGTCACCATGTTTGACAGTGTCGTACAAGAAAGAGAATTCTATCGATTTGTGAGCATCCCACAATCGATTCTTTCCGGCTTTGGTATTCCCTTACTCCTTGTTAGTATTGGTATCATAAAAAGAAAAAGAAAAAAATTACCTCTCTATCCAAGTCACTCAAAAAAACCTCTATCTACAGGGCCTGCTTCATCAAATGTAAAGAACTGA
- a CDS encoding TetR/AcrR family transcriptional regulator — protein sequence MTASENASEEIKRGRPMDLTRNQVILEATLNMLADVGYDGLTIEAVAAKAKVGKATIYRRWSSKEALVIDASASISPFKTLCEKLDYSKTLRDQLIDLLCLVFRGDHEHHQKALTAIGSAIPHNKELEKGLHNDFYQRHRRTIESIVNPFLKNGCELKQTDLDLLADIGPALITYRIFLIGKPFDRAYIERIVDTLMMPILLPLMKQA from the coding sequence TTGACGGCATCGGAGAATGCAAGCGAAGAAATAAAAAGAGGCAGACCAATGGATTTAACGCGAAACCAAGTGATATTAGAGGCCACTCTTAATATGTTGGCGGATGTTGGTTATGACGGATTAACAATAGAAGCAGTTGCAGCAAAGGCTAAGGTAGGAAAAGCAACGATTTATAGACGTTGGTCTTCTAAGGAAGCTTTAGTCATTGATGCCTCTGCCTCAATCAGTCCATTTAAGACACTCTGTGAAAAGCTTGATTATAGTAAAACGTTACGTGATCAATTAATTGATTTACTATGTCTTGTATTTCGTGGTGATCACGAGCATCATCAAAAAGCACTAACTGCGATTGGATCGGCAATTCCTCATAACAAAGAATTAGAAAAAGGGCTTCACAATGATTTTTACCAACGCCATCGACGTACGATTGAATCGATTGTAAATCCTTTTTTAAAAAACGGCTGCGAACTAAAGCAAACGGATTTGGATTTATTAGCTGACATCGGTCCCGCCTTAATAACGTATCGAATTTTCCTTATTGGAAAACCATTCGATCGGGCCTATATTGAACGGATAGTTGATACGCTAATGATGCCTATTCTTTTACCACTAATGAAACAAGCGTAA
- a CDS encoding serine hydrolase domain-containing protein translates to MINVRRYLEKEISRQTIPGVVLSISKKDRTLLREAFGYATYYPVKEKMTTQTRFDLASLTKVVVTLPLILRLMDKQFLHLDTKISRFFPSFQEDKHPITVEHLLTHTSGFQAHYPFYEGGEGQTVVDQMGAMALVHQPGKRVIYSDLNFMLLQHIVENVTKTDFVTFANEQLFRPLSMNATSFNPIDGHFASTEWDNATKRYLNGIVHDENARFLGGVSGHAGLFSTIEDLEKYARMIEGNGKVGEKSIISESVVRDSKRCRTEGLNERRGLGWIMKDHGYASCGADFTSFSYGHTGFTGTSMWFDPLDGLRVILLTNRVHFGRENREISRIRAELHDLIKEETNGM, encoded by the coding sequence ATGATAAACGTTAGACGTTATCTAGAAAAAGAGATTTCTCGTCAGACGATACCAGGAGTTGTGTTGAGTATTTCAAAAAAAGATCGCACCCTTTTGCGTGAGGCATTTGGTTATGCGACCTATTACCCCGTTAAAGAAAAGATGACAACTCAAACGCGTTTTGATTTAGCTTCCTTAACAAAAGTAGTTGTCACCCTGCCATTAATACTGCGATTAATGGATAAACAATTCTTACATTTAGATACGAAAATAAGCCGCTTTTTCCCTTCTTTTCAAGAAGACAAACATCCTATTACTGTAGAGCACCTGCTGACGCATACATCTGGTTTTCAGGCACATTATCCTTTTTATGAAGGTGGTGAAGGTCAGACGGTTGTAGACCAAATGGGTGCAATGGCTCTTGTGCACCAACCAGGTAAACGAGTGATCTATAGTGATTTGAATTTTATGTTACTTCAGCATATTGTTGAAAACGTCACAAAAACAGATTTTGTCACATTCGCGAATGAACAATTATTTCGACCTCTTTCGATGAATGCGACTTCATTTAATCCTATAGATGGACACTTTGCTTCCACAGAATGGGACAACGCTACCAAGCGCTATTTAAATGGTATTGTGCATGATGAAAATGCGCGCTTCCTCGGTGGAGTGAGTGGCCACGCTGGGCTGTTCTCGACAATTGAAGATTTAGAGAAATATGCGAGGATGATTGAAGGCAATGGTAAAGTAGGTGAAAAGAGCATCATTAGTGAATCGGTCGTAAGGGATTCAAAGCGTTGTCGAACAGAAGGGTTAAATGAGCGCAGGGGATTAGGATGGATCATGAAAGATCACGGATACGCTTCTTGTGGCGCTGATTTCACATCTTTTTCGTATGGGCATACAGGTTTTACCGGCACAAGTATGTGGTTCGACCCGCTAGATGGTCTTCGTGTGATCCTGCTGACGAATCGCGTTCACTTTGGTAGAGAGAATCGCGAGATCAGTCGAATTCGAGCAGAACTACATGATTTGATTAAAGAGGAAACCAATGGGATGTAA
- a CDS encoding GerAB/ArcD/ProY family transporter, producing the protein MSKEKLTTNQFRMLVLFSTCSTSLLSMPLILGTMVGRDAWWIVIFGTLLGLPHIFLFQMLARRYPQKDIFEISRDILGNKAGVIVVLLITALPLLTVSTKLHYSLSFINNHLLPETPSAMVMFISMSIVAMGVYLGICTLGRTAEMLSIFFFIPLFTLFVLKASDIHLEFVLPFFRGEQNQYVEAILFYLAITSCNNFLILSIFPKYVSDKKRAGRAFWQGHVLACTILFLVTLLCISVLGPELMTTAYYPLFALTQRVSFGNFAERIEALLTILWFITIYFKICLYLYVSAKGIGNMFQLKNIKPLVLPLALLFLFIPLQAFEDAAADYEFYIGPAMWLSLGIGGILPIVLVLISFFTYRRKRPLNDSQKPSQGL; encoded by the coding sequence ATGAGCAAAGAAAAACTAACAACCAATCAGTTTCGCATGCTTGTCTTATTTAGTACGTGTAGTACATCTCTTTTAAGCATGCCCTTGATCTTGGGCACTATGGTAGGAAGAGATGCTTGGTGGATTGTTATTTTCGGAACGCTCCTAGGACTGCCACATATTTTTTTATTTCAAATGCTGGCACGACGCTATCCTCAAAAAGATATTTTCGAAATAAGTCGAGATATTCTTGGTAACAAAGCTGGAGTTATCGTTGTTTTACTTATAACAGCACTTCCGCTACTAACTGTTTCGACAAAGTTACACTACTCTCTCTCATTCATCAATAATCATCTGTTGCCTGAGACACCTTCCGCTATGGTGATGTTTATTAGCATGTCTATTGTTGCGATGGGCGTTTATTTAGGAATTTGCACACTTGGACGCACAGCAGAAATGCTAAGCATTTTCTTTTTTATCCCTTTGTTTACGCTGTTTGTGCTAAAAGCATCCGATATTCATCTTGAATTTGTTTTACCCTTTTTTCGTGGAGAGCAAAATCAATATGTAGAAGCCATTCTGTTTTATTTAGCCATTACTTCGTGTAACAATTTTCTTATTTTAAGTATTTTCCCAAAGTATGTTTCTGACAAAAAGAGAGCGGGTCGAGCATTTTGGCAAGGACACGTACTCGCTTGCACCATTTTATTTCTCGTCACGCTCCTTTGTATTTCTGTACTAGGGCCCGAATTAATGACTACTGCCTATTATCCGTTATTCGCATTGACTCAAAGGGTTTCATTCGGAAACTTTGCAGAACGTATTGAAGCATTGTTAACAATTCTTTGGTTTATTACAATTTATTTCAAAATTTGCCTATACCTTTATGTCAGCGCTAAAGGGATTGGAAACATGTTTCAACTTAAGAATATAAAGCCACTTGTGTTGCCGCTCGCCCTTCTTTTCCTCTTCATACCGCTGCAAGCATTTGAAGATGCGGCTGCTGATTATGAGTTTTACATTGGCCCAGCGATGTGGCTTTCTCTCGGAATTGGTGGCATCTTACCGATTGTTCTTGTTCTTATAAGCTTCTTTACGTATAGAAGGAAGCGACCACTGAACGATTCTCAAAAGCCAAGCCAAGGATTATAA
- a CDS encoding Ger(x)C family spore germination protein: MSLKRFFILILVMCLPLSGCWDRWELNELSLIVGMAIDKDDDEYILTMQAMNPAEIASQETGRGYAQAMNVQERSKTIHESLRKMVQKSPRRAFISQLKVLIISEEVAKDGLENVLDFFYRDHESRSDYYIVIAYDNNAYDILDIITPLENLPSQNAFDSITFSLRSYGGTKAITIDELYQEMMAEGIEPSIMGITVSGDLEKGRTKANAEVNSPLSMLHINKAALFKENKLVGWLGQKDSKGLDYLTHDVSDSVGSFTCPGGGQIALEVKDVQRQLKTEIDNNQPKANYKFDIEATISEVDCTTLNLALPSSYKKVEQLASDEFKTTLNSTIEKVKELNTDVFGIGQNIYRNHPNYWEAHQDEWDTLFKELEVNIEVDIQLTDSGSIVNSFLKEGDQK, translated from the coding sequence ATGTCCTTAAAACGATTTTTCATACTCATACTTGTCATGTGCCTGCCACTTTCGGGGTGTTGGGATCGCTGGGAACTCAACGAATTGTCGCTAATTGTTGGCATGGCCATTGATAAAGATGATGATGAGTATATCTTAACAATGCAAGCAATGAATCCAGCAGAAATTGCTTCTCAGGAAACAGGTAGAGGCTACGCTCAGGCGATGAATGTCCAGGAACGTTCAAAGACTATTCATGAATCTTTAAGAAAAATGGTGCAGAAATCACCACGTCGTGCATTTATCTCGCAATTAAAAGTGTTAATTATAAGCGAAGAAGTGGCTAAAGACGGCTTAGAGAATGTGCTTGATTTCTTTTATCGTGACCACGAGTCCCGTTCTGATTATTACATTGTCATTGCCTATGACAACAATGCTTATGACATTCTGGATATTATTACACCACTTGAAAATTTACCTTCACAAAATGCCTTTGATTCCATCACGTTTTCACTCCGATCCTATGGCGGAACGAAAGCGATCACAATTGATGAACTATATCAAGAGATGATGGCAGAAGGTATTGAGCCATCCATTATGGGCATCACCGTTTCAGGTGATTTAGAAAAAGGACGCACAAAAGCGAACGCAGAGGTCAATTCCCCTCTCTCCATGCTTCATATTAATAAAGCTGCATTATTTAAAGAAAATAAGCTTGTTGGTTGGCTAGGTCAAAAAGATAGCAAAGGCCTTGATTACTTAACTCATGATGTAAGCGACAGTGTCGGTAGTTTCACATGCCCTGGTGGTGGTCAGATTGCTCTTGAAGTAAAAGATGTACAAAGACAACTAAAAACGGAAATTGACAACAACCAACCGAAAGCAAACTACAAATTTGACATTGAAGCAACTATCTCAGAAGTGGATTGCACAACGTTAAACCTTGCCCTGCCCTCATCTTATAAAAAAGTGGAGCAGCTAGCGAGCGATGAATTTAAAACAACGTTAAACAGCACCATCGAGAAAGTAAAAGAGCTTAATACAGACGTGTTTGGTATCGGTCAAAATATTTATCGTAACCACCCTAATTATTGGGAGGCACACCAAGATGAGTGGGACACATTATTTAAAGAACTTGAGGTCAACATTGAGGTTGACATTCAACTGACTGATAGTGGAAGTATTGTGAATTCGTTTTTAAAGGAAGGTGACCAAAAATGA
- a CDS encoding GNAT family N-acetyltransferase: protein MSDMLVALYSLPKESIPANLIVRRALAPEKTVVLNWIKANFSQGWADECDVAFSREPVSCFLAIQHEQLIGFACYDATLKNYFGPTGVHESARGAGAGKALLLRSLHAMKDAGYGYAIIGGVGPAEFYEKSVGATLIKESSPGMYKGLLKD, encoded by the coding sequence ATGAGTGACATGCTTGTAGCTCTTTACTCTTTACCCAAGGAATCCATTCCGGCAAACCTTATTGTCAGGCGCGCTTTAGCTCCAGAAAAAACAGTCGTCTTGAATTGGATTAAAGCAAATTTTAGTCAAGGCTGGGCAGATGAATGCGATGTCGCATTTAGCCGCGAGCCAGTATCATGCTTCCTCGCGATTCAACACGAACAATTAATTGGCTTTGCGTGCTATGATGCTACGTTAAAGAATTATTTTGGACCGACTGGTGTTCATGAGTCAGCAAGAGGAGCAGGCGCTGGTAAAGCTTTACTACTACGTTCACTCCATGCGATGAAAGACGCTGGTTATGGGTATGCCATTATCGGTGGTGTTGGACCAGCAGAATTTTACGAAAAATCGGTGGGTGCAACGCTCATCAAAGAATCTAGTCCAGGCATGTACAAGGGGCTGTTAAAAGACTAA
- a CDS encoding sensor histidine kinase, producing the protein MFRNKKLRHSTSWIVGLGIVLTIAVSRESILLAVITAMVVGIITFIHLLYSWQRYKEMERLSLYLQKMAGGVFSLDVRDNDEGELSILKNEIYKMTQMLSERRLQADESKIKLAEALADVSHQLKTPLTAMTVMTDLLAQEDVPKEKKAEFLGNVSSQLIRMEWLVTSLLKLSKIDAGAITFSKEPVNVQRLVDETVSPFAFQIQEKQLVLKKVGDYQAVIVVDVRWTKEALINIVKNAVEHTDTRGVITITVTDTILYTEIAIHNSGDPIQEKDLPHIFKRFYQGANAQKQSVGIGLALTYHIVTKQEGAIHVESASRKGTVFTVRFYHQHENDKTVT; encoded by the coding sequence ATGTTTCGGAATAAAAAGTTACGACATAGTACAAGTTGGATCGTTGGATTAGGGATTGTTTTAACGATTGCTGTAAGTCGAGAATCGATTCTACTCGCTGTGATTACTGCAATGGTCGTAGGAATCATTACGTTTATCCATTTACTCTATTCCTGGCAGCGGTATAAGGAAATGGAGCGCCTTTCTCTTTATTTGCAAAAAATGGCTGGAGGGGTGTTTTCTCTCGATGTCCGTGATAACGATGAAGGCGAGTTAAGTATTTTAAAAAACGAAATATACAAAATGACACAAATGTTATCGGAACGAAGGCTACAGGCTGATGAAAGCAAAATAAAACTCGCTGAAGCCTTAGCCGATGTCTCACATCAATTAAAAACACCTCTCACAGCAATGACGGTTATGACCGATTTATTGGCGCAAGAAGACGTACCAAAGGAAAAAAAAGCCGAGTTTTTAGGGAACGTCTCGAGCCAGTTAATTCGAATGGAATGGCTCGTGACGTCTTTGCTTAAGCTATCAAAAATTGATGCAGGCGCCATAACGTTTTCAAAGGAACCAGTCAATGTTCAACGTTTAGTTGATGAAACCGTTTCGCCTTTCGCTTTTCAAATACAGGAAAAGCAGCTTGTTTTGAAAAAAGTTGGTGATTATCAAGCTGTAATTGTTGTCGATGTTCGATGGACGAAGGAAGCACTGATTAATATTGTGAAAAACGCAGTCGAGCACACCGATACAAGAGGGGTTATAACAATAACCGTTACCGATACAATTCTTTATACGGAGATTGCCATTCATAATAGTGGTGATCCCATACAGGAGAAGGATCTTCCTCATATTTTTAAACGGTTTTATCAGGGGGCGAACGCACAAAAACAAAGCGTTGGCATCGGCTTGGCTTTAACGTATCATATTGTGACCAAGCAAGAAGGGGCGATTCATGTAGAATCTGCCAGCCGAAAGGGGACAGTATTTACTGTTCGTTTTTATCATCAACATGAAAATGACAAAACTGTCACTTAA
- a CDS encoding response regulator transcription factor, translating into MKLLLVEDDVIIVSGLEYTLQQEGYDVIVFNTVEKAASFIQHHVETIDVCLFDLNLPDGTGYDLCALVKQKCDIPVLFLTAIDDEGNVVKGLDMGADDYITKPFRVKELVSRLRTVLRRYERQSQRTEMYPFGPIEIHPLEGKVYRQQQEIHVTALEFRLLMIFAKHIGQVLSRDQLLHLIWDSAGEFVHDNTLTVYIKRLREKIEDDPQKPRLIITVRGLGYRVGS; encoded by the coding sequence GTGAAATTATTATTAGTAGAAGATGATGTCATCATTGTGTCAGGTTTAGAGTACACGCTTCAACAAGAAGGATACGACGTCATCGTTTTTAATACAGTGGAAAAAGCCGCTTCATTTATTCAACATCATGTGGAGACAATTGATGTTTGTCTATTTGATCTTAATCTTCCAGATGGAACAGGATATGACCTTTGTGCTTTAGTGAAGCAAAAGTGCGATATTCCTGTTTTGTTTTTAACGGCGATAGATGATGAAGGGAATGTTGTGAAAGGGTTAGATATGGGGGCAGATGACTATATAACAAAGCCCTTTCGCGTGAAGGAGTTAGTAAGTCGTTTAAGGACGGTGTTAAGAAGGTATGAGCGTCAAAGTCAGAGAACGGAAATGTATCCTTTTGGTCCAATTGAGATTCATCCCTTAGAAGGGAAAGTGTATAGACAGCAGCAGGAAATTCATGTGACCGCACTAGAGTTTCGATTGCTCATGATTTTTGCTAAACACATCGGTCAAGTGTTATCACGTGATCAATTGCTTCATCTGATATGGGATTCAGCAGGTGAATTTGTTCATGATAATACATTAACAGTTTACATTAAACGGTTAAGAGAAAAGATTGAGGACGATCCGCAAAAGCCTAGGTTAATCATAACCGTTCGCGGCTTAGGGTATCGGGTGGGCTCGTAA
- a CDS encoding ABC transporter permease: MNIVNKLTIRNLQKNKKRTIVTLFGTIISVAMIFAVTTIAASMMDLLQRNAISNTGEWHVAYEDVSGPEVEALRTFDRTSELILHNKLGFVEEDARSSDENKSFLFINEFNEAGFNYFPIELSSGRLPHSSKELVLSTAVEEAFSLGETITLTYGNRFDEEGLFLDEYSLPEGTYGTDGQYIPNEETLEITGEREFTIVGFIEVPSWEPAWGPAHTAITMYDEKELVSETVSAGLIVVDHVNRSLYGDVKILNKELGKDASFNDELLRYYGLTLNDELQLTLYTAITIILVIIVIGSISLIFNAFAISVSERSQQLGMLSSVGATKRQKRNSVYFEGVLIGAISIPIGLLAGYTGIAITFHFIDGMFQSTLGIDQELYAVVTPTAVLAALAISIVTIFFSCYVPARRASKISAIDAIRQTHDVKLTKKVLKTSKLTKWLYGMEAELALKNLKRNKKRYYITVFSLIVSIILFLSVTFFTSTMTQSMMMTQQDPQYDISVYSEEGERDYESILTDREAMERVQTAQLITSVTVIGDVREAQIPERLKRDIDTWGQTIEEFDYTVDLIGLDKASYEAILGDATETGEQRSADNTVPAIVLETIQYPDDDAGQYVQTNAIDTSIGDTIQLIHQDWGDENVTTPLAPVEVIGLTDERPLSVGNVYLGNLVLMMETETLEALLADIEDDSVGYEQLYLKSDDPNETAAAIEALGNGQLQTYNFYERVESDLQMVVVVSVFTYGFIALITLISVANIINTISTGVGLRKRELAMYRSIGMTPHSFRKMIRYESLFYGIHSLIIGLPLSLGIMYGMYHTMVGSFVYPFTIPWVAIISVIIAVFGIVTFAMRYASSKMKKESIIDGLKQENS, translated from the coding sequence ATGAACATCGTTAATAAACTAACGATCCGAAATCTACAAAAAAACAAAAAACGCACCATCGTAACCTTATTCGGAACCATTATTTCAGTGGCAATGATTTTTGCTGTTACAACGATTGCTGCCTCTATGATGGATTTGCTGCAACGAAATGCTATTTCAAACACTGGTGAATGGCATGTGGCGTATGAAGACGTTAGTGGGCCTGAAGTAGAAGCGTTGCGGACATTTGATCGAACAAGTGAGTTAATTCTCCATAACAAGTTGGGATTCGTAGAAGAGGACGCGAGATCGTCTGACGAAAATAAATCGTTTCTGTTTATAAATGAATTTAACGAAGCAGGTTTTAATTATTTTCCGATTGAGCTTTCATCTGGCAGGTTACCTCATTCATCGAAAGAGTTAGTGCTTTCTACAGCAGTGGAAGAAGCTTTCTCCCTTGGCGAGACAATCACATTAACGTACGGAAATCGCTTTGATGAAGAGGGGCTCTTTTTAGATGAGTATTCTTTACCTGAGGGAACATATGGTACGGATGGTCAATACATCCCCAATGAAGAAACGTTAGAGATTACAGGTGAACGTGAATTTACAATTGTTGGCTTTATTGAGGTACCATCTTGGGAACCAGCATGGGGTCCAGCTCATACGGCCATTACAATGTATGATGAGAAAGAACTAGTCTCTGAAACCGTATCAGCAGGACTGATTGTTGTGGATCACGTTAATCGCTCTCTTTATGGGGATGTGAAAATCCTAAATAAGGAGCTAGGGAAGGATGCTAGCTTTAATGATGAACTGTTACGTTATTATGGATTAACCCTTAATGATGAATTGCAATTAACACTTTATACAGCAATCACCATCATTTTAGTCATTATTGTCATCGGGTCTATCTCGCTTATTTTTAATGCATTTGCCATTTCAGTTTCTGAACGCTCGCAGCAGTTAGGGATGCTATCGAGTGTGGGCGCTACTAAAAGACAAAAACGTAATTCCGTCTATTTTGAGGGAGTACTTATAGGAGCCATTAGTATCCCCATTGGCCTATTAGCAGGCTATACTGGCATTGCTATCACGTTCCATTTCATTGACGGCATGTTTCAATCGACTCTAGGAATAGATCAAGAGTTGTACGCTGTTGTTACCCCAACGGCTGTTCTGGCAGCATTGGCTATATCCATTGTAACCATCTTCTTCTCGTGTTATGTACCGGCAAGAAGAGCATCAAAAATTTCTGCCATTGATGCAATTCGTCAAACACATGATGTTAAATTAACAAAAAAAGTGCTGAAAACCTCTAAGCTAACAAAATGGTTATATGGTATGGAGGCAGAACTTGCATTAAAAAATTTAAAGCGAAACAAAAAGCGCTATTATATTACTGTGTTTTCATTAATTGTGAGCATTATTTTGTTTCTTTCTGTTACCTTCTTCACTTCAACTATGACACAATCGATGATGATGACCCAGCAAGATCCTCAATACGATATCTCGGTGTATTCAGAGGAGGGTGAACGTGACTATGAGAGTATATTGACGGACCGAGAGGCAATGGAGCGTGTTCAAACAGCTCAGTTAATCACATCGGTCACAGTTATAGGTGATGTGAGGGAAGCGCAAATTCCTGAGCGACTGAAAAGAGACATCGACACATGGGGACAAACGATTGAGGAATTTGACTATACCGTTGATCTAATTGGCTTAGATAAAGCGTCCTATGAAGCGATACTTGGTGATGCTACTGAAACAGGCGAGCAGAGAAGTGCAGATAATACGGTGCCGGCAATTGTACTAGAAACGATCCAATACCCTGACGATGACGCAGGACAGTACGTGCAGACGAATGCGATTGATACATCCATTGGCGACACGATTCAATTGATTCATCAAGATTGGGGCGACGAAAATGTAACAACCCCGCTTGCGCCAGTCGAAGTGATTGGATTGACTGATGAACGACCGTTAAGCGTTGGAAACGTGTATTTAGGAAATCTCGTTCTAATGATGGAAACGGAAACGTTGGAAGCACTATTGGCAGACATAGAAGATGATAGTGTGGGTTACGAGCAACTTTACCTAAAAAGTGATGATCCAAATGAAACTGCAGCGGCCATTGAAGCCTTGGGTAACGGTCAATTACAGACATATAATTTTTATGAACGGGTTGAAAGTGACTTGCAGATGGTGGTCGTCGTTAGTGTATTTACGTACGGATTCATTGCCCTTATAACGCTTATATCCGTTGCGAATATTATCAACACCATTTCAACAGGTGTAGGTTTACGTAAAAGAGAGTTAGCGATGTATCGATCTATTGGCATGACGCCACATTCATTTAGAAAAATGATTCGTTATGAAAGTCTTTTTTATGGCATTCACTCGTTGATCATCGGCTTACCACTTAGTTTGGGAATTATGTATGGCATGTATCATACGATGGTAGGAAGCTTTGTCTATCCATTCACAATTCCATGGGTGGCAATCATTTCTGTTATCATAGCTGTGTTTGGGATTGTCACTTTTGCAATGAGGTACGCTTCATCGAAAATGAAGAAAGAAAGTATCATTGATGGCCTGAAGCAAGAGAATAGTTAA